CGATCCAAGCGTGCCAGTGTTATTCCTTGAGACAGGTAAGCACTTTCCCGAAACGCTTGCCTATCGCGATGATCTGACAGAACGTCTGGGCCTGACCAATCTCATCAATCTGTATCCTGATGTAGAAGAGCTTCAGGCCAAAGATGAAACAGGCCTGCGCTGGTCATATGACCCGGATGGGTGCTGCGAGATCCGCAAAGTAAAGCCACTGGGAAAGGCGCTCGCGAATTATGACGCAAGCTTCACTGGGCGAAAAGCGTTCCAGTCATCGACCCGCGCCAATCTGCCACGCTTCGAGATTGACACCTCGGATGCGCAAGGCCGCTTGAAGATCAATCCGCTGATCGATTGGGATGCGAGCAAGATCGCCGCCTATTTCGTGATGCACGATCTGCCGCAGCACCCGTTGGTATCAAAGGGGTTCCCGTCGATCGGCTGCAGTCCTTGCACGCACAAGGTCGCCCCGGGTGAAGATCCGCGTTCAGGCCGCTGGAAAGGCTGGGACAAGACGGAATGCGGCATTCACACGCCGCTCACCGAAGATGGCGAGCTGCCGCCGGGCTACGAGCCGTTCTTGTGAGTTTGCGGGGCGCCAAAGGCGACGCCCCGCTTAACATTATTCGGTAGCTTCTTCGACGACGCGCTCAACAGTTGCGGTTTCGCCGCTCTCGCGATCCTTCGAAACCCACACACCGTTTTCATCGATCATTTCGTCGTTGCAGTCTTCCTCTGCACCTTCTTCATCAGAAGTTGTGCAATAGACATCAGGCGAAGGTTGAGACCACGTACCGGATTCGGTGCTGCCATCTGCCATCGTCGCCGTGTAGGTCCCATCTTCGCGGACTTCCTCCATGATGACATCGCCATTAGCGAGCGTCACACGATAAGTTGCAGGTGTTGGCAATCCGTCAGCAGCAATCGGACCTGTTTCAGCTACCTCTTCAGTCGCTTCCTCTTCTGTCGCGGTTTCTGGCTGTGCGCATGCAGCCAATGCTGCAACCGCGGCGAGAGCGATAAACTTCTTCATGAAATCCCCCTTCGTGACTCAATTGGCGGGCAATACCGCCATCGTGATTCGCGATCCCGCGCGCAGCTTATGACGAAATGGATGGGACTCCAAGCTAATGGCTAAAGCCAGCCTTCGCGGCGATACCAGTCAGCAGTCTCTTTGAAGCCTTGACGACCGGCGATCTGCGGTTGCCAAACACTATTCGGGACCTTCCGGTCCATTCGCGCCACCCAATTCGGGTGGCACATATAGCTTACGCGATCCTGCGTGATTTTGGCTTTGGAACCGCGAAACAGTTTATCGAGGCTCGCCGCCCCTTGCAAAATCGCGCGTGGCAGATGCGGCGCGACCACGCGTCTGCCAACAGATGCTCCGATGGCCTTCGCCATTTCCTTGTGGCTCCAGCCACCTTCACGTCCATCGTCCGGCTCGAACACCTTCTTGCGTACCAGCGCTGGCTGCGCGTCTACCAGATCTAGCAAAAGTCGGGCTAGATCAGCCACATGGATAATCGAAGTCGCACCACCCGGCGGCAAAGGAACAAATCCCATGCACGCAGTCCGGAATAGCTCGAACATGTCGCCGTCACGTGGTCCATAAACCGCAGGTGGGCGGACTATCGTCCAATCGAGACCACTTGTCCTGACCAGCTCTTCTGCTGCAGCCTTTGATGCACCATAGGCGGACAGTTCGGGCTTTCGAGCCGAAAGTGAGGATACAAATACAAACCGCTTCACGCCGTTCTGCTTGGCCGCAGAGATAACATTCTCCGTGCCCGCGACGTTGGCCGCCTCAAACTCCTCCAGATCGGGTGTATTGGTAAGGCCCGCGATATGGATTACCGCCCTGGTCCCAGCAACCAGATGGCCAAGTGCGTGGGCGTTGGAGAGATCGCCCATTACCCATTCAACGCGCGTATGACGATGATCTGTAGCACGGCGAACAAGCACATTGACCGGCTGATTACGGTGCATTGTCTCATCGAGCACCGCCTGCCCGACGAAGCCGGTTCCCCCTGTGATAGCGATAGGCACTTCGCCGCTCACAACAGCACCATGTGGTCACGGTGGACGACGGCGGCGCGCGGTGCATAACCCAAAGTCTTGGCCTGAAAGTCCTCGCGCATGCCGGCGATCCTGCGGCAAACCACCGAATCGTATTCGACCAGCCCCTTAGCAATAGCTTTACCGTCCGGGTCGTGCACTTCCACCAGCGATCCGCGCTCAAACGAACCGTCAACCGCTGTAACGCCTACAGCTAGAACACTTGCTCCGTCGTTGAGCAAAGCCTTTGCGCAACCGGCATCGACCGTTAGCACACCCTCTGACGTCAGGCGTCCACCCAACCAGGCCTTACGCGCGGTATCGCTGCGCTGAGGGATGAAAACGGTGCCGTGGTCCGAGCTAACGGCAGTGGCAATCGGTGCAGGCTGCGTTCCATCGATTATCGCAAGCGTGATCCCGGCACGCTCCGCAATTTGTGCAGCCTGCAATTTTGAAACCATTCCGCCTGACCCCATGCCTGAGGACGATTCTCCGCTCGCCATAGCCAGGATTTCAGGTGTGATCCCGTTCACGCGCCCAATGAACTGCGCACCAGCCTGTTTGGGGTGGCGGTCATAAAGACCATCCACATCAGACAGCAACAGCACTCCATCAGCGTCCGCCGCTTGCGCGACGCGCGCTGCCAAACGGTCATTGTCGCCAAATCGTATTTCTTCGGTTGCGACGCTGTCATTCTCGTTGATGACCGGCACCGCGCCGGTCTGTAGCAGTCGCGCAAGCGTGGCAGATGCGTTGAGATAGCGTCGCCGGTCTTCCAGGTCACTGAGTGACAGCAGCATTTGCGCGGCAGTAAGACCGAATTGATTGAACTTCTCTGCCCACAATCCTGAAAGCGCAATTTGACCCACGGACGCTGCAGCCTGGGCATCGGCGAGATTGGCGCGTCCACCGCCCGGCAGTTTCAACTTCGCTGCGCCAAGTGCGATCGCGCCAGAGCTAACCACAACAATTTCGATGCCTTGCGCGCGCAGGTTCACCAGATCCTGAACCAGTTTACCGAGCCACGCCTCGCGCGGTTCACCACCGTCAATCAGCAAAGCACTGCCAATCTTCACCACCAGGCGGCGGCAGGATGTCAGCTCACTAAGCGAAGTGAACGACATTAGATCAAATGGGCGACCATTCGCCGCCCTCCTCTTCCTCAATATCTTCGACCTCATGACCCTTGGTCTCGGTCGATGTACGTTCAGGCAGATATCCAAGCACTGCATCCATCAGCGCGTCGATACCTTCGCCCGTGGCGCCGGAGATTGGGAATACATCGTCCGCCCCCGCCGACCTGAGTTCCTTCGCGAATTCAGCCGCCAATTCAGAATCGGCGAGATCAAGTTTGTTTAGCGCAACCAGACGCGGCTTGTCCTCCAGCCCGCCTCCATAGGCTGCGAGTTCATCCTCGACCACGCGCATGGCCTCAACCGGGTCCTGCGCGCCTTGGCCGGTGATATCGATCAAATGAATTAGCACCCGACAACGTTCGATATGACCTAGGAACCGATCGCCAATGCCTGCACCTTCAGCCGCGCCTTCGATCAGGCCAGGAATATCCGCCAAGACAAACTCGCGCCCCTTATGACGCACAACACCCAATTTCGGTATCAGCGTGGTGAAGGCGTAATCGCCGACCTTCGCCTTTGCATTGGATACGGCATTGATGAAGGTCGATTTGCCAGCATTGGGCAGGCCAACAAGCCCCACGTCGGCGAGCAGCTTCAGCCGCAGCCAAACCCACATCTCTTCGCCCGGCTCACCTGGCTGATGCTGGCGCGGTGCACGGTTGGTCGCACTTTTGTAACTGGCGTTTCCCCGTCCGCCCAAGCCGCCTTCCAGAAAAACGATTTCCTGACCAATCTCCGTGAAGTCAGCGAGAATCTCTTCCTTGTCATCCGACAGAACTTGCGTGCCGACAGGCACTTCAATCACCAGGTCGGGTGCGCCCGCGCCAGTGCGATCCTTACCTTGCCCGTGCATCCCGCGTTTAGCCTTGAAATGCTGCGTGTAACGGAAATCGATCAGCGTATTGAGCCCGGCCACAGCCTTAAAAACGATGTCACCGCCCTTGCCGCCGTTTCCACCATCCGGGCCGCCATATTCGATATATTTCTCACGGCGAAAACTGACGGCCCCAGGGCCGCCAGCGCCGGATTTGAGATAGATCTTGGCTTGGTCGAGAAAATGCATGGGCGCTACCTATGCATTTCCTCGAAAAAAGCGAGCGTTTTAGAAGTCCGCCCGAATGCCGATTGCCGCGCTACGACCAGGGGAGACAAAGCTGAAGACCTGCTCATATGCTTCATCGAGCAGGTTTTCGACCCGCCCAAAGAGACGCAAGCGTTCTGTCAGCCGAACCTCGCCGTTGAAATTGATCAAGGTGTAGCTGTCCAGCCGCTCAATCAAAGGAATGAAGCTTGGGTCAGTAAAGGCAACGTCATCGGTCGCACCATTGTACCGCACAATCAGCGTGGCATTTGCCGCACCGTCAGGCGCTGTCCAGTTAAGCGCGGCAGAGGCGATATTGCCCGGCCGACGCACCTCTTCCACACCATCTTCCTTCGCATCGAGCCAGCTATAGGCTGCATCAAATGTGATCTGATCGTTCAGTTGAGCTTTCGCACTTAATTCAACGCCTTGCTGCTTGGACAGCGTGTCGCGATTGGCTGGGGTGGCGATGAAATCTGGAGCGGGAAATGTTGTGAAGATCTCGTCCTTCAAGCGGCTGTCGAAATAGGTCACAGACAAAGTGATGGCACCTTCAGCCAGAAGTTGATCAATACCGACTTCCCAGCTCTCTGACCTCTCCGGCGACAGATCCGCATTGCCGATGAAACGCCCATCGAAGAACCCGAATAGCTCGAAGAACCCCGGGTTCTTGATACCCGTGCCGTAGCTTACCCGCAGACGCGTATGTTCACTCGCATCGATGCCTGCACCAATACGAAACGTCGTTTCGTCAGCAAATCGATCATTGATGTCGTGCCGAGCGGCGGCTGAGAAATCGAAACGCTCAAACGCAAAGCGATATTCGCCCGCAATCCCGACATTCTCGATCGAACGGCGTCCGGTAAACGCAAAATCGAACGGATCGTCATTGCGAAACCGTTCGCGCTCCCAATCTGCGGCGAAGGTCAGTTGGTGTTCATTGCCGTATGAACCAAGGCCGAGAGAAGAGACATAGGATGCCTTGAGTCTATCGCCGTCGCTTCCTGACGTCCTTCCAAAGGGCCCGAAGGTGTCGCGAGCTATGTCCGCAACTTGGACGGATAGGTCGTTCATCCAATCGCCGCGCATGGTTTCCAATCGTGCGCCAACCAGCGCATAAACCGCTTCATTCTCGAACCGGGTATCCGGGCTGTCGATCACAAAGCCAAATGTCGGGCTGGTTGGATCGAAATCGGTGTCGTTGAAATCGCCTTCGGTACGAACGAAACGCCCGACAGCGCGTAAGGTAAGGTCAGGAGCAACATCGACCGAGCTATTGCCGGAAAGCGTGTAGCTGTCGCGCCCGATATCGCGTGCGCCATTGCGGGCATTTGGTTCGCCATCGCTGCTTACAACCAAGCCGGATAGTGATGCATTCCAACGATCACCGCGCGTACCGACGCGTGCTGCGCCGTTGAATGTGCTGTCCGAACCACCCTCAATCCAGGCTGAAGCGCCTTCAAACTGGCCGCTGCCGTATGCAACCACACCTCCAATCGCATCAGATCCATAGAGCGCCGATTGCGGACCGCGCAGCACTTCGATGCGGCTACCAATCTCAGCTTGAAGTGTGCCGACGTCGAACTCACCAGCGAAGGGGTCAGAGACTTCGATCCCATCAACCAGCACCATGACGTGGTTGGCTTCCGAACCGCGCAAGCGGAGCTGGGTCTGGCCCGCAACACTGGCAACCGCCATGCTCGGCACGTCGCGCAGTACATCAGCCACATCACGAACCTGACGCTGTTCAATCTGCAACGGGGTCAGGACAGTCGAGGACCCGATATAGCTCTCAGTCGTAATCTCATCGTCAGACCGTGTGGCTACAATAAGGATGTTGGCCGGAACTGGCTCTGCAAGTACAAGCTCAACCGCTTTCCCATCGACCTCTGCATCAGGAGAACCAGCGTCCTGCGCCAAAGCAGGCGCAGCTAGAGTCAACGCCGCGCCTCCTAAGGCAGAAATCAAACTTCGTATTCTCATCAATAAACTCCCGTTCCAAAGCGACGGGCCTCGCGAGCAAGGCTCGCGGGGTCCCGGAATCGTCGCTCTGAACGAAAGTCCTTCCGCGCCTGGCCAATCCCTGAGCCGGGCAAAGAGCGACGCGCTCCGGTCGGTCTCCTGGCTCACGGGTCAGTGCCTCTGCTTCCCCTTCCCAGACCACCTCGGATCCAGTGGGTGCGCCGTACCTATGGCGCGCGAAACAGATGCTCACCGCTTACAGTTGCAGGGACAGCTGCGGAATTGGGCGTCTTGCCCTCACCGCATTCCCGTTACCGGTTCGCTGGCCTTGCAGTAGATAGCAAAAGGGCGCGGTGCAAGCTCACACCACGCCCCTTTGAAGACCCAGGATGGATCAGTTACTCTGTGCGGTCTCGTTTGGCTGGGGGCCATAATTGGCCTCCATCGTCACCGGACTTCTATTTGGCCCATACTGCGCTTCCCAAGCTGCCAAATCTACACGGTATTTCTCATAGGCGGAGAAGAATTCTTCATACACCGCCTCCATGCGCGGGAGTGCTGATTCCGTGAATATGTGTAGCTGACCCGACGGGACATTGACGATTTCCTGGCCAATCTCGTGTGCAACATCACAGAACGCCGGAAGTGCAGGAGGTAACGCGAAGTAATTATATACACGCGTCATGTAGGCGTCCTGCGCATCGCGATAGCGGCGTCCGTGCTCTGCGCGATACTGCGAAGCAAGGTCCCGATTGGTTCGCGACAATTGACGACGATGCTTCTGCAGGAATGCGCGATAATTATCTGCAAGCGAAATGTGCTCATTGCTGCGACAATTTAGTGCAGCAACGTTCAGGCCAGAACGCACATTCCAAAGCTTTTGCTCATCGGAAATACCGTAATTCACAGTCTGGCGTACGCCATTTTCCGCTATTTGCGGAACGGCCATCGTGGCAAATGCGCCTGCCGGCGCGGTTGGGCGTGGTGGGATCACGATCTTGGGTGGCGGCGGCGGCGGCGCATAAACAACTGGCGGCGGCGGCGGAGCCGAAGATCCGCAAGCTGCCACGGCTGCGCTAACCACCACAACGGCAACAATTTTGAGTTTTCCAACGCCCGACTGGCTCATTTCACGCGTCCCTCTCGTTTCACTCTCTGGGAGAATACGAAGCATATCCCTAACTTCGCCTGAATCCCGAAAGTTAATCTTTGGGTAGGTCTACCGCCGAATTTGCCCAAAGAAAATGCCCGAGATGCTCAGTGCACCTCGGGCATCGGTGAATTGACTCGTTTCTGCGACCAGATGCTATTGCAGCGAATTGGTCCGAGCGATGTCGTTACTCCTGCGATCCCATAAACGAGAGCAGGAACTGGAACATGTTGATGAAGTCCAGATACAGGCTCAGTGCGCCCAGGATTACGGCCTTGCCCGCGAACTCGGTGCCGCGCAGATAAGCATATTCCTGTTTCAGGCGTTGCGTGTCGTAAGCGGTAAGACCCGCAAAGATCAGCACACCAATGAAGCTGACCGCCCACATCAGTGCCGGCGACTGTAGCCAGATGTTGAGCAGCATTGCAACAAGCAGCCCAACAACACCCATGATCAGGAAGCTGCCCCAGCCTGAGAGATCTTTTTTGGTGGTATAGCCGAACAGGCTAAGCCCGGCGAAAGCCGCAGAGGTGGCAAAGAATGTCGTCGCAATCGATTCGCCCGTAAAACGGAGGAAGATGAACGACATCGAAAGCCCCATCAGCGTCGCAAACGCCCAGAACATCAGCTGCAAAGTGCCTTTGCTAAAGCGATTGCGGCCAAAGCTCATCGCAAACACAATCGCCAATGGCGAAAGGGCAACGATCCACATCAGCGGACCTCCGACAAGGCTGTAGACCAGGCCCGAGTTAAAGGTAAGCAGCGCCACAACACCCGTCAGCAAAATGCCCGAGGTCATGTAATTATAGATCGAGAGCATGTGCTTGCGCAGGCCGGCATCAAACACTGTCCCTGAGCGCGGTACGGACGCGCCGGTAAAGGCGGCCTCCTGCTGCTCCATGCTCCGGGGTTCGTTCCAATCAGCCATGGTAGTTGTAACTCCAATAGTAAAACGGGCGCACATCTAGCGCCATCACGGTAGAATATCGTGCTTTTGCGAGTGATTTTCAAGGAAAACCGGATTGCAAAGGATGCAACAGGTTAAGCCTGCTTCCCGGCCAATCTGGACAACTCAAGACCGCGATCGGCCGTAGCACGCAGAGTCTCTAAAAGAAGCAATTTCAATGCCTTGCCTTCATCCAGCACATTCAATCCCTCACGCGTCATTCCGCCAGGACTGGCGACTCTTGCTGCCAGCTCGGCGGGGGAAAAGTCTGAATGCGCTGCGAGTGCGCCGGCACCATCGACCATCGAGGTCGCAAGCCTGACTGACATGTCGGCCGGCAGCCCGAGTTCGCATGCAGCATCCGCCAGCGCATCGATAAATCGGTAAACAAAGCCGGGTCCCGAACCTGCAAGCGCGGTGGCTAAGTCAAAAAGGCTCTCGTCGTCTAGCCATTCCGCGCTGCCCAGCATGCTCGCCAGCTCGGTCACTGCCCGACGATCAGCCTCGGCAAGCTCGCTTGCAGCGAGCACATTTGGTGATTTGCCCAGCGCCACCGCCAGATTGGGCATGAACCGCACATGGGCCTTCGCATGTGGAAACGCTGCCTCCAACTGATCAAGCGTGATGCCTGCCAAGACCGACAAAACCATCGTGCCCGGGCCAACAATATCCTGCATGTTGGGCGCGATATCGCCAAGCATGTGTGGCTTGAAACCGAGGACTACGGCGTCAAAGCCAGCTTTTGGCGGCTCAGTGGTTAGTGAAACGCCTGGCGCAGTATCCTTGGGTCGTGGATTGTACGCTGCGATATCTCCAGCATCCATCCCCGCGCGAAGCCAGCCTTCGACCATGGCAGCCGTCATCTTGCCATATCCGTAGATAAGTATTTTCATCGGCTGTCTTCTACATCAGCCGCCGGCTCGCTCAAGGCTGCGCGGAATTCAGGCTTCACCCAACGCATCAACCATCGCGCTTTCCAATGCACTGCGTGGGCTTTTGTCGCCCCATAACACGAACTGGAATGCTGGATAGAAGCGATCGCATTCATCAATCGCGGTTTCGATCAGCGCCTGCGCTTGCTGGATGCTCAGCAGCCCCTCATCGCCCAGCAACGCACCGTGACGATAAAGCAGCACGCTGCCATTCGACCAGATATCGAAATGGCCGAGCCACATCTGTTCATTGACCATGGCGAGCAATTCATATGCGTTCTGACGTTTCTCATCGGTGACACGAATATCGGGCAGGCAAATCAACTGCAGCACATTATCCTGGCTGCGCCAGATCGCCTTGATCTGGTACTTCGCCCAGCTGCCCTGCACTTCGCCAGCAACTTCTTCATCACTAATAATCTCGCATGCCCAACCGCGCGCGTCGAACAATGCGGCGAGCATCTCTACCGGAGCGGCATCATCGTTGCTGCCATAATCAACTTCGCGCGGTCTCATGCTTGGGGGCTTTCAATTCGCATTTGACGCTGATTGCCCTCGACACCGCGGTTAACGCAATGGTGACCATGACTACTGCTGGGGAGAAACCAATTCGCTTGTTCAAAGCCTGTGCACAGAAAGCTGTGGAGCTTTAATAAACTATTGTATTATATTAATTTCTTCACCTTCAGGACTGGTGTAGGAGAAGCTGTCAAAGCCTTGGCGCCGCAACTCACGCACAAGTTCGCGCGCATCATCACGTGTGTCGAAAGGGCCCGTGAGCAAACGGTTCGCCTGTCCCCAGCGTGTTGTGTAGGCCTCTCGCCCATCGAGCAATTCCGGCGCACGACTCATCATGCGGCGCCAATCGAACTGCAAGCGCGAGATATCGCGACCTGTCGCCATTTGCACCCAGTGTCGGCTGGGATTCTGGGGAGGCTCAGGCTCTGAGCGCTCCCGGGGAATTTCGATCGAAGATATATCTACTGCGCCGCTCGCGGTCGTCGTTTCGGGTAGTTCATCCGGCGCAATCAGACCAGAGAACGCATCGGCAACTGTCGCCTGCTCGCGCGCCACTTGTGCCAACCTGCTCTCCCCTGCGGGTCCAGGCGGTGTGTTGTCGACCCGCGGCCCCAACGGAGTGCCGCGCGGCGCAAGACGTTCGTCAGCGCGCGCTACTCGCGCATCTTGAGTTCGCCCTAGTGTAGCCATCCGGGGATCATCACGACCGATCTCTGCTGCTCGCGGGAAAACTCCAAGATTCGCTGCAGCTGCTTGTTGCGCCTTGGTTAGGCGGGGCATGTATTCGAGATAGGGGACCATTCTGCTTGCCAGATCGCGTGGAAGCAGGCGCGTTGCAAGCGATCCCGCTGCATCAGTATCGCCCAAGATCGCAAGTCCGAAGGCACGCGCACGAAAAGCTGCCATGTCAGTCTGTTCAAGCATCGGACGCAGCGTAGATTCGAATTCCTCGCGCTGGCCCGATATGGCCAGGCTAATAGCCAGCCGACGGGAAATTTCGTTACTGGGCTCACGCGCAAGCACCGTGCGATAGCTCTGCTGCGCAAGCTCATTATTTCCTACCAGATCTTGCGCCAGTCCCCAGTCACCCAGAATGGGCTCTACGGAGGCGCCCGCTTGTTCGGCTTCGGAGAACATTTGCAGCGCCAAGACAGGCTGCTTCGTACGGAGATACACCGAAGCTAGCCCCAACTTGGCTGAGGCGGACCCTGAATCAAGCTGAAGCGCACGCGCGAAGAACCCCTCGGCCGCGCTATAATCACCGACCGCAAGCGAGGCATCACCGGCTTCCACCAGCGCGCTGACGCTTTGTGGATTGCGCGCCAACTGCTGCAATGCGGTACGTAATTGTTCGACCTCTTCAGAGGGGAGTGCCTGACGGACCTCGCGCGAGGTCGAATCCTGTCCGTATACAGGCTTCAACCCCAGCATGCTTGCGCCAGCCATGGACGCAACAATCAGAGTGCGAAGATCAGCTCGGGCCATGAATACCATTACCGTTCATATCCAGGCGCCGATAGCGCCCAAGATGTGAACCTTGCACGAATGGTGCGATGGAGCGTGCGAGATTACTGGTTATTCTGACGTCCAAGGAAACGTGGGATGCTGAGCGATGAGCCGTCGTCATCGCCATCATCCTCGTCCTCGTCATCCTCGTCACTGCTTGAGGCACCGCGCGAAAGATTGGCCATCCGTTCGAACAAAGTGCTGCCGCCACCGCTGGAAGGAGCCGTTTCGCCTCCCCCAGAACCAGCAGAGGCGCCAGAACCACTCGAAGCGCCAGAGCCACCGCCAAGCAGGGAACGACGGCGGCCGCCTTCGCCCGACTCTTCGGCGGCAGGTTCTTCTTCGCTCTCTACTGGTTCCGATCCAGACGCCAGATCCAATGGCTGATGGTCTGCATAGGGGTCGTTCTCTTCGTTGCGCATTCCCGCGAGAGGATCGACTATGCCATCGACATCGTCATCTTCTTCATTTTCGCCCATATCGTCACCGACCTGCATTCCAGACAGGTCGAAGGGCTCGACAGCGGGTTCTTCCTCATCTGTCCCTGCCGTTTCTGACATGGGTTCTGATTCCGGCTCGTCCTGCGCTTCGAATGCAGGCTCTTGCTCGGCCACCGGCTCCTCTGGCGCTTCCATCGCCAGTTCCAGCGGTTCATCGACCACCGCCTCTTCGACGGGCTCCGCCATCTCTTCCGACAAAGCGATTACCGGCCGCTTTGGTGGACGAGAAGCACTGAGGTTGATTGGCGCGCTTTCAGTCTTCGCTGGCATCGCGCTTTGATCAATGCCCGTCGCGACAACCGACACGCGGATCTTGCCGTCAAGATCCGGATTGAATGCCGAACCCCAAATGATGTTGGCATCCTCATCCACCAGCTCGCGAATGTGATTGGCTGCCTCATCGACCTCAAGCAGCTTCATGTCTTCGCCACCGATGATCGAGATGATAACGCCTTTCGCGCCTTGCATGCTCACACCGTCAAGGAGCGGGTTGGCAATTGCACGCTCAGCCGCATCCAGCGCACGACTTTCACCTTCGGCCTCGCCCGTACCCATCATCGCCTTGCCCATTTCGCTCATAACAGAGCGAACGTCAGCAAAGTCGAGATTGATCAGGCCGGGCATGACCATCAGGTCAGTGATTGAACGTACGCCCTGCTGCAGAACTTCATCGGCCAGCTCAAAGGCTTCCTTGAAAGTCGTCTCGGCCTTGGCAATCAGGAACAAATTCTGGTTCGGAATAACGATCAGCGTATCGACATGCTTTTGCAACTCTTCGATGCCCGCTTCAGCGGCACGCATACGGCGCGTTCCTTCGAACAGGAACGGTTTAGTCACCACGCCAACTGTCAGCACACCCTTGCGGCGGGCGGCCTCTGCGATCACCGGTGCTGCCCCTGTGCCTGTACCGCCGCCCATACCGGCTGCGATGAAAACCATGTTCACGCCTTCAAGCGCGTCTTCAATTTC
The Altererythrobacter ishigakiensis genome window above contains:
- the proB gene encoding glutamate 5-kinase produces the protein MSFTSLSELTSCRRLVVKIGSALLIDGGEPREAWLGKLVQDLVNLRAQGIEIVVVSSGAIALGAAKLKLPGGGRANLADAQAAASVGQIALSGLWAEKFNQFGLTAAQMLLSLSDLEDRRRYLNASATLARLLQTGAVPVINENDSVATEEIRFGDNDRLAARVAQAADADGVLLLSDVDGLYDRHPKQAGAQFIGRVNGITPEILAMASGESSSGMGSGGMVSKLQAAQIAERAGITLAIIDGTQPAPIATAVSSDHGTVFIPQRSDTARKAWLGGRLTSEGVLTVDAGCAKALLNDGASVLAVGVTAVDGSFERGSLVEVHDPDGKAIAKGLVEYDSVVCRRIAGMREDFQAKTLGYAPRAAVVHRDHMVLL
- the cgtA gene encoding Obg family GTPase CgtA, whose amino-acid sequence is MHFLDQAKIYLKSGAGGPGAVSFRREKYIEYGGPDGGNGGKGGDIVFKAVAGLNTLIDFRYTQHFKAKRGMHGQGKDRTGAGAPDLVIEVPVGTQVLSDDKEEILADFTEIGQEIVFLEGGLGGRGNASYKSATNRAPRQHQPGEPGEEMWVWLRLKLLADVGLVGLPNAGKSTFINAVSNAKAKVGDYAFTTLIPKLGVVRHKGREFVLADIPGLIEGAAEGAGIGDRFLGHIERCRVLIHLIDITGQGAQDPVEAMRVVEDELAAYGGGLEDKPRLVALNKLDLADSELAAEFAKELRSAGADDVFPISGATGEGIDALMDAVLGYLPERTSTETKGHEVEDIEEEEGGEWSPI
- a CDS encoding NAD-dependent epimerase/dehydratase family protein, with the translated sequence MPIAITGGTGFVGQAVLDETMHRNQPVNVLVRRATDHRHTRVEWVMGDLSNAHALGHLVAGTRAVIHIAGLTNTPDLEEFEAANVAGTENVISAAKQNGVKRFVFVSSLSARKPELSAYGASKAAAEELVRTSGLDWTIVRPPAVYGPRDGDMFELFRTACMGFVPLPPGGATSIIHVADLARLLLDLVDAQPALVRKKVFEPDDGREGGWSHKEMAKAIGASVGRRVVAPHLPRAILQGAASLDKLFRGSKAKITQDRVSYMCHPNWVARMDRKVPNSVWQPQIAGRQGFKETADWYRREGWL
- a CDS encoding YbjN domain-containing protein; translation: MRPREVDYGSNDDAAPVEMLAALFDARGWACEIISDEEVAGEVQGSWAKYQIKAIWRSQDNVLQLICLPDIRVTDEKRQNAYELLAMVNEQMWLGHFDIWSNGSVLLYRHGALLGDEGLLSIQQAQALIETAIDECDRFYPAFQFVLWGDKSPRSALESAMVDALGEA
- a CDS encoding TonB-dependent receptor plug domain-containing protein encodes the protein MTLAAPALAQDAGSPDAEVDGKAVELVLAEPVPANILIVATRSDDEITTESYIGSSTVLTPLQIEQRQVRDVADVLRDVPSMAVASVAGQTQLRLRGSEANHVMVLVDGIEVSDPFAGEFDVGTLQAEIGSRIEVLRGPQSALYGSDAIGGVVAYGSGQFEGASAWIEGGSDSTFNGAARVGTRGDRWNASLSGLVVSSDGEPNARNGARDIGRDSYTLSGNSSVDVAPDLTLRAVGRFVRTEGDFNDTDFDPTSPTFGFVIDSPDTRFENEAVYALVGARLETMRGDWMNDLSVQVADIARDTFGPFGRTSGSDGDRLKASYVSSLGLGSYGNEHQLTFAADWERERFRNDDPFDFAFTGRRSIENVGIAGEYRFAFERFDFSAAARHDINDRFADETTFRIGAGIDASEHTRLRVSYGTGIKNPGFFELFGFFDGRFIGNADLSPERSESWEVGIDQLLAEGAITLSVTYFDSRLKDEIFTTFPAPDFIATPANRDTLSKQQGVELSAKAQLNDQITFDAAYSWLDAKEDGVEEVRRPGNIASAALNWTAPDGAANATLIVRYNGATDDVAFTDPSFIPLIERLDSYTLINFNGEVRLTERLRLFGRVENLLDEAYEQVFSFVSPGRSAAIGIRADF
- a CDS encoding pyrroline-5-carboxylate reductase family protein yields the protein MKILIYGYGKMTAAMVEGWLRAGMDAGDIAAYNPRPKDTAPGVSLTTEPPKAGFDAVVLGFKPHMLGDIAPNMQDIVGPGTMVLSVLAGITLDQLEAAFPHAKAHVRFMPNLAVALGKSPNVLAASELAEADRRAVTELASMLGSAEWLDDESLFDLATALAGSGPGFVYRFIDALADAACELGLPADMSVRLATSMVDGAGALAAHSDFSPAELAARVASPGGMTREGLNVLDEGKALKLLLLETLRATADRGLELSRLAGKQA
- a CDS encoding Bax inhibitor-1/YccA family protein, whose product is MADWNEPRSMEQQEAAFTGASVPRSGTVFDAGLRKHMLSIYNYMTSGILLTGVVALLTFNSGLVYSLVGGPLMWIVALSPLAIVFAMSFGRNRFSKGTLQLMFWAFATLMGLSMSFIFLRFTGESIATTFFATSAAFAGLSLFGYTTKKDLSGWGSFLIMGVVGLLVAMLLNIWLQSPALMWAVSFIGVLIFAGLTAYDTQRLKQEYAYLRGTEFAGKAVILGALSLYLDFINMFQFLLSFMGSQE
- a CDS encoding phosphoadenylyl-sulfate reductase — translated: MNKPAQNIRADDRQIDRIDTGPRFTEHDAVRLNRMFRGSSTEEMLEAVIKDRLAGDIAAVSSFGAESAVLLHLIGSIDPSVPVLFLETGKHFPETLAYRDDLTERLGLTNLINLYPDVEELQAKDETGLRWSYDPDGCCEIRKVKPLGKALANYDASFTGRKAFQSSTRANLPRFEIDTSDAQGRLKINPLIDWDASKIAAYFVMHDLPQHPLVSKGFPSIGCSPCTHKVAPGEDPRSGRWKGWDKTECGIHTPLTEDGELPPGYEPFL